TGCTGGAGTACTGGGTGGTAGACCGGCAGCGGCTCTTCCCTGTGACCAGCGAAGGGCATTGGCTGGGGGCTGGCTACCAGGCCTATGAGGAGAGACTGAGAGGTGCTGCGGCAGCAAGCCCCGCCACCTTACCGGTGGTTGACGCCGGGGTGCTTAAAGGCATCATCCGCCGTGATGCCTTGCTGAAATTGCTGCAAAGTGTCAGAGAAAAGGTGACCGCATAATTCCTTTCAGAGCTTCTCCTGGCTCGTGTGCCTGTGGCGCGCGAGCCTTTTTGCTTCAGAAATGACGCAGTCACGGAGCGGATTTTCGGTGGCATCGGCGCGCCACACAAAAGACAGCTGACGTTTCATGTTGAGCTTGGGCGTAGGCAAGATAATCAGCTGCCCGGCCGCCACATCGCGCTCCACATCCAAATACGGCAAGGCGCTGAGATAGGGGCCGTTTTTCACCAGCGCCTTCAGCACCGGCACCTGCTCGTACTCCCGCCATACATTCAACCTGTCAAGATTGCCATGGATGGCGGCATCAAAGATGCGCCGGGTACCGGCACCTTGCTCTCTCAATACCCATTTGGCCTGCTCCAATTGTGACAGGCTGACATTGCCATACTTGCCATAGGGATGGTGCGGGGCGGCAATCACCACCAGATGATCGTCAAGCCAGGGCTCCAGAACCAGATGGGCATCGTCGCTGCGCCCTTCGATGATGCCAAAGTCCACTTCGTACTCCTGCACCGCCGCAATCACGTTTTCGGTGTTTTCAACCATCAACTCAATATGGATTTGTGGAAAGTCGCTATCAAGGCGGCTGATGAGATCCCCAAGCAGGTGTTCTGCCGCCGTTTGACTGGCACCCATGGACAAACTGCCGGATAGCAGGTGCTGATCGTGCAGTCCCATGGCAATTTGCTGGGCATCGGCCAACAGCTTGCGTGCACGTGGCCTGAGCCAGTGTCCCCAGTGACTCAATATCAGCCGGTTACCCTGACGGATAAAGAGCGGCCTGCCGAGTAAGTTTTCCAATTGCTGCAGCGACATGCTGACGGCGGACTGGGTCATGGACAGTTTACGGGCTGCGCCGGACACGCTTTCGAGACTGGCGACAGCATCAAATACCGACATTTGTTTGAGGGTGTATTTCATGACAGCAGCTATCAGAGGAATTGATGGTTGCCTGTCATTCTATAAGGCGCGCGGCCTTGCCTTAAATGGCCCATGGCAGAGTTTTTGAATTCTGTTGCCAAGCGCACGTTTTGGCGCAGCAGCAAGTTTTCCTTGAATGTGCCACGGTTCTCACACACGCCGCAGTTTGTGATGTGGCTTTAAATCATCCTTTATATTCAATTGGATAATTAAGTTGCGAGTGGTTGCTGCCTCGGGGCATTAAGGACAGTTCAAGGCTTTTGGGGTATAGTCAGCGCGTTTCGTTTCAATGTGTTCATGGGACATTTACGTTTTCATGGATGATAAACAGGATAAGTACAAGAAGATGACGACCAAGCCCGACCCTTCACCGAGTGCAGCCACCGCCACGCCAGCGCCCCGTCCGGGCACCTGGGTGATGCCGGACACCCTGGTGATCATATTTTTTGTGGCACTCCTTGCCGCACTCATGACCTATTTATTGCCGGTTGGCTCCTTCGATACCCAGACGGTGACCTTTGTGCAGGACGGAGTGGAGAAAACCCGCCAGGTGGTCGACCCGGACTCATTCCGCTACGACCTCGATGAGCAGGGTGAGCCAAGGTTGGCACCTGTGCCTGTCTTCGACCCTCAGGGTAAAGGCTTTTTCAACTACATGTTCGAAGGCCTGGTGTCCGGTGATAAATGGGGCAGCGCCGTTGGCGTTATCATGTTTATGCTGGTGATTGGCGGTTCTTTTGGCGTGGTGATGGCCACAGGCACCATAGATAACGGCATTTTGCGGCTCATTCACCACACACAGGGGCGGGAGTTTTTGTTTATTCCTGTGCTCTTCAGCCTGTTTTCCCTCGGCGGCGCCGTGTTCGGCATGGGCGAGGAGGCCATTGCCTTTGCCATCATCATTTGTCCTCTGATGATCCGCCTCGGTTACGATGGCATCACCACGGTGATGGTGACTTATGTGGCCACTCAGGTGGGCTTCGGTGCCAGTTGGATGAATCCTTTCAGTGTTGCCATTGCCCAGGGAATTGCCGGTATTCCCGTGCTCTCCGGTGCCGCCGTGCGCATTCCCATGTGGATAGGTTTTACCCTGCTTGGTATCGCCTTTACCATGCTCTATGCCCGTAAAATCAAAGCAGCGCCGGCGCTGTCCTACAGCTATGCCACCGACGCCCATTTCAGAAGCGCCCAGCAGGGAAGTGACGACCAAAGCCACCCCGGTAACAGCCGCTTTAATCTGGGTGACTATCTGGTGCTTGCCACCATAGTCGCCACCATGGTGTGGGTCATTTGGGGCGTGGTGGCCAAACATTGGTTTATCCCTGAGATTGCCAGCCAGTTTTTTACCATGGGCCTGGTTGCCGGTTTGATAGCAGTGGTTTTTAACCTCAATGGCCTCACCCTCAATGGCATGGCCAAGGCCTTTAAAGATGGCGCAGCCACCATGCTGGAGCCTTGCTTATTGGTGGGCAGCGCCGCGGGTATTTTGATTTTGCTTGGTAAGGGCGGCCCCACTGAGCCTTCTGTACTCAACAGTATTCTCTCGGCCGCAGGCGGCTTTATCGGCCACTTGCCCGATGCGCTGTCGGCCTGGTTTATGTTGCTGTTCCAAGCGGTGTTCAACTTCTTTGTGACCTCGGGCTCTGGCCAGGCGGCGCTGACCATGCCCTTGATGGCACCGCTCGCCGATATCGTGGGCGTGAGCCGTCAGGTGGCCGTGCTGGCATTTCAGTTGGGTGATGGTTTTACCAATGTGTTGGTGCCCACATCGGCGTCCTTGATGGCGACGCTGGGGGTGTGCAGGGTGGAATTCAGCGCCTGGGTCAAGTTTATATGGCGTTTCATGCTGTTGCTGCTGATTGCCGCAAGTTTGATGGTGATTGGAGCCCATTACCTGGGCTTCAGCTGATTGGAAGGCGAGTGATCGCTCTGGGTGGCTGGTAACTAAAGCCAGTCATCCTATCTAAGGCCTGTCACCTGCATTCAGACCAGTCATCCGATTTCGTATTACCCAATTCGCTCCGGTTCAGCCTTTCTGGTTTATGGCTCGCCAGCGGGCCTTAAGGTGAAAGAAGCGCATAAAAAAACGGCACCCTTGGGTGCCGTTTTTAGTCAGGACTCAGCGTCGATTAGAACTTCACTTCGCCTTCTACGAACCACTCACGACCACGTGCGTTGTACACGGAACGTGGGTAGTGTGGCCAGGAGGTGTCAGTTGGGTCGAAGTTAGGACCTACGTTGAACAGGTTCACAACACCGGCCTTAACTTTGATACCGTCGGTGATGTTATAACCGGCAGTCAGGTTCCACTTGGTCTGAGAAGCAACTTCATAATCGCTTTCATTGAAGTCAGGGCTGTCAGACTTGAATGACTTGTAAGAAGAACCGTGCATGCGTGCAGTGTGGTATGCACCCAGAGTGGCTTCGAAGTCTTCGATGAACCAGCTCAGCACCATGTTGGCACGGTACTGTGGCAGGCCGCCATCGTCCAGATCGTCATCTACCGCAGCGGTAGGATCGGTCTGGCCTTCAGACTTCAGCAGGTAAGAACCGTTGAAGTTCAGTTTCAGTTCACCGAACTCGTTGATATCCCAACCGTAACCGGCAGTCACGTCGATACCGCGAACTTTCTGGAAAGCCAGGTTCTGGGCAACGGCGTTGATGTGAGTGATGGTACCAGTCTCATCACGGGTGATCATGCTGGCATAGGTGTCGTATTCGCGGGCAGCTTTGCTGGCGCTGATATCGCTCACCATGTCATCCAGTTTCCATTCCCACACGTCGATAGAGGCGTTCAGGCTCTCACCGCCCCATACCGCGCCGATGTTGGCAGTGTAGCCTTCTTCAGCCTTCAGGTCCTTGTTGGCACCCGTGGTAGAGTCGATGTGCAGTTCGTTACACACTGTGTTGATGGTGGGATCAGGATGTGTCTTACCTGGCGTACCGCCCAGTTCCTGACACTTCTTGAAGTCGATTACAGTGGCGAAGCCCTTGGTGGCATCACCGTATACGCGGTGCATGTCTGGGGCGCGGAACACCTTACCGATGGTACCACGTACCAGCAGCTCGTCGATTGGACGGTATTCGATGGCTACCTGAGGAGTCAGGTTGCCGCCAAAGTCTGAGTAGCGGTCATAACGTACAGCGGCATCTACAACCAGATCTTCCAGAACTGGCATGCGCATTTCCAGGTAAGTTGCCCAGTAAGAACGCTCACCGGCACCTGATGAACCACCGCGGCTCAGGATGTTACCTTTCTTGGACTCAGAATCTGTGTCAGTTTCGTAGTCTTGCTTGGTGTATTCAGCACCGAAAGCGAAGTCAGCGTCACCGGCTGGCAGTTCAAACGCAGTGCCTGAAATGTTGGCCTGAACGTTCTTTTGAGTTGACTGAGCGCGCTCAAATGGTGAGTAAGAGGTGTTAGCCACTTCTTCTGCAGTCATAGGCTTGAGCATGGATACGCCATTCTCGCCTTGAGACAGATAGCTGAACATGCTGCCTACGCTGGCATAACCTGAGCTGAAGATATCCAGTTCAGTGCGACCGTAGTTCACAGACGCATCCCAGTTGTAGCTGTCGGCAATCACACCTTCCAAACCAGCGGTAAAGAAGAAGTTTTGGGTGTTGGTTTCACCGCTGCGGTTGCTGAACTCGTGCAGACGACGAACATAGTAGTATTCGCCATCAGCAGCATTGGCGAAATCACCACCCAGACCAGTGCTCTTATTGAAGGTCTTGGTCAGAGATGGATCCAGGTCTACGCCCAGAGTGATTTGGTCGCCGGCTACAGTAACTGTGTAGTTGTCTACGGCCATTGGCTCGATGCGGGTAGTGGACTGTGCCTTGGCATAATCCATACGGCCAACGAAAGACAGGTCGTCAGACAGCTCATAGGTGAAGTTGGTTGAGCTGATGAAGCGGCTGCTTTCCGGCGCCAGATCGCGCCATGCTGAACGGTCAAAACCGCACAGATTCTTTTCAGGGATCCACAGGTAACCTTCAGCAATACAGCGCTCCATTGGAATGCTGCCAGCAACAGTGTTGCCTTTAGGGCCGCCAGCGATACGGGCACCGTAAGAGCTGTAGGCAGAGTATTCGCTGTAAGGCACTTTATCAGTGTGCAGACCGAATACTTCACGGTCAGAGGCTCTCAGACGCTCGTTATCAGTGAATTCGATAAAGGTAGACACGTTACCACGGTCAGAAGAGGCACCCAGAGACAGGGCGATACGGTCTGAACCGCCGCCACCTTCAGTGGTGTCACCATGACGGTATTTCAGGGCAACGCCTTCGAAATCGTCTTTCAGGATGATGTTAACCACACCACCTACGGCGTCAGCACCGTATACGGCAGAAGCACCGGACTGCAGCACTTCGATACGGGCTACGGCTTCCATTGGCAGGTTGGCAGTGTCAACGAAGTTGTCAGTACCGCCGGCTGGCTTTGGATACTGGTTCAGACGCTTACCGTTGATCAGCGTCAGAGTACGGCTGGCACCGGCGCCACGCAGGCTGATAGAAGAAGCGGCTGGAGTAAAGCCGTGCACAGACTGAGTGGTCATAGCGCCTGTGGTAGAAGTCAGGCTTTCCAGAGCGTCCTGAATGGTGGTGAAACCTTGTTTAGCCATTTCTTCAGAGCTAAGAACGGTAACAGGCGTTGCAGATTCCAGATCAGTACGCTTAATACGTGAACCTGTTACTTCGATGCGTTCTACTTTTGCACCATCGGCTTCTTCGGCAAAGGCGGCAGCGCTGGTAATAGCTACAGATGCAGCACCACCAATCAGCGCAAAGCGTACCGCTTTGGCCAGAGTGTTGTTAACGAGCATGATAATCTCCCTGACACTTAAAATGTGTTTTGCTTTTTATAGGACGATATTCCGATACAAATAAATTAAAAACATGATCGAAATTCATCTGGCTGGAGATATAACCACACCGAATTTACATGTGCAACACAGGGCCAAAGTATTAGAAGTTGATGAATATAAACCAAAAAACACACCAAAAAATAACACAAATAAAACAATGTGACGTTTTGTGAGCTTTGATTTTGGTTTAAATGGTTTCAGGTGTTAATAAAAAGTTTTTTATTATTTAATAAAGGTTTCATTATCGTGTTTTTGGTGTGTTTGCGCTGATGTAATTTCCTTTAAATCGCAATGAAAAGTAACAATTTGTCATAATTAAAAAAATGTGTAAGAACAAAAAAGATTCAAAAAGAGAGATTTTTTCAAGTATATAGAGTGCAACATTCTGTATATTTTGTCGGCGTTGTCGCGGAATATTTGAAACAACCCTTTTTGTTAACAAATATCATTTGGCAATTTGTTAATGATTTGGGGTGAGTTAGCCTGGTTAATTTTTAACTGTTTTACCGGTTGCGGTAGAAAGCCAGGTATTTTGCGCTGACAAATAACACCACTGCAGCGGCCACGGCCAACTCGATTCTCGCCAGGTATGACAGTTCCAGGATCAGGGTATCGGCCTGGGTGTGGGCAGCCAGCCAATCATGGGTTTTAAACAGGGCTGTGGCACCAATGACCATGGGAAAGGTAAAAGCTGCAAAACCCGGGCTGAAGGGCAGCCGCAGCAAATGGAAGAAGGCCAGATAGATGATGCTGGTCATCAGCAATGCCAGAGTCAGCAAGAGACCTACTATCACCACCGAAGGCTCCGGGATAAGACTCAGGTAACCTGCAAGAGACAGGCTGGCAGGCGCTGCGAGAATGGCCAGGGTTGGCTGGGCGGCCTGGGGGACGGCAGCGCGAAAGATAAGCCGGTACAACATCAGTGGCAGCATCACAAGGTAAGCCAGCATACCAAACCACAGCAGAGCCTCTGCCAGCACTCTTGGACCATGGGGAGGAAAGGCCACCGCCGCTACTATGATGCCAATGGGGGGCACGAACCAGCTGGGTACCATGCTATCCAGTGAAAAGTTGCGGGAACGGTGATAACAAAAGATGGCCAAAAATCCCAAATGTATGGCTACCGCCAACAGCCACAGGATTTCACCCGCGCCGGGAAAGTAATTGCCAACACAGCGGGATACCACCATCCAACCCATGGCATAGGTCGGGATAACACTGCCAAGCACTGGGTGGGCCAGCTCCTCGGCAAGGATTTTAGGGTGAAGGATAAATTTGAGGGTCAGCGCCATCAACAATATGGCGCCTGTTACGCTGCCCCAGAGCTGGGCCATTCCCTGTGCCGAAGGCAGGACATTCTCCAGCGTCCAACCCAGACTGGCAATAGCCAATGCCAGGCCACCAAGTGGGCTTGGCAATTTTGCGGCGCCTGCATGGATGCGTTTGGGCAGCCCTGCGTCAAAGGCTTGCGGTGTTGAGTTGGTTGGTATGGATTGCCTGTTCATATTGCACTCCTCATAAACAGTCAGTACCTGCATCTGGGTAAAGACAGTTTATGGCGGGGCCTTTGGTAATCATATTTGAATGTAATTATTCAAAAGATAAATTTTACTTAACCTTGCAACAGAGCAGGGTGTGGCCCAGACCAATATTGTGCTTCTGCCAGCCTATTGTGAGCCCGGACTCCGTCAGCAGCTGTTCAAACACGCTGGAGTGGTACATACGGCTGTTGCCATTGGCGATGGCGGTAAAGTACAGACTGGTGGCATTCACACAGTAAGCTGAGGCTTCGTTGGGCTGCTTATCCCAAAAGGTTTCCAGAATATAGAGTCGGCTATCTTTGCTCATGGCCTTGCGGGTATGAGCGAGCACGGAGCGGATTTGCGCTTCGCTGAAACAATCGAGAAACTGGCTCATCCAGTACAGATCTGCACCTTCCACGAAGCGTGGTGATTCGGTGAGCAAGTCAACCGGATGAAAGTCGATTCGCTCGCCAAAACCTGTCTCCCTGCAGGCATCTTGGGCCAAGGCCAGTTGCTGTGGCAAATCCATGATGGTGACTTTGAGGTCGGCCTGATAATGACAACAGGCTCTGGCCCATTTGCCGGTGTTGCCGCCGATATCGACCAGATGCGCAGGCTTATCTGCCAATACCAGAGGCAACAGGCTGTCGAAGGCGTGGTCTGAATAGAAATGATCGAAGGCAAACCAGCTTTCTTTGGCCGCTGAGGGCAGCGAAGACAGCGCCGGATACAGGGTGTCCCAATCGCCAAACTGGCTCAGTCCGGCAGGATTGCCGCTCAGTAATGACTCTTCCAGCTTAAACATGCCCTGATAACAGATATGATGCACAAACTCGAGGTTGGTCCGGCTCATGCCATCGTGCAGCAAAAAGTGGCCGGTTTTGTCCAGTTGATATGTGTCTTCTTCCCGCCACAGCAGGCCCATACTGAGGCCCATGTCCAGCAAGACACCCAGGGCGTAATGCGACAGGGGGGCGCCTGCGGCGCTCAGCATCTGGTGTATTTCGTTTGCGCTCGCGCCACTCGCCGTATCTATGACGTCGAGCACCCCAAAACGCAGCAGGCAGCGCGCTACCTGAAAGCTGATAGGGGCAAAAGCGATTTTTTGTGCTTCAAATTTGGCGTCGAATGCATGCAGTGCTTTTGGCTTGGAATAGAAAGACATAGCTTGGCCCTGAATTCAAAAAGGCCAGTTGTATCAGGCTTTGGCGGCCTGACTTATGATCTACGCCAAGGCTTGGGTGAAAAAGCCCGGACAGGCGCAGCAGCGATGCCGATTGTGGGTGCCAGCTCAAATCCTGGCAACAAAAAAGCGCCCGGAGGCGCTCTTTGATGTGTTCAGGGCAATCAGCACTGACTGAGGGCATAACCACCGGCCACATGGGCGATGGCGCTGAAACCAAAGCGCTCGAGCGCCCGTGCCGCGACCAGTGAGCGGCTGCCACTTCGGCAAATCAGTACCAACGGCTTGCTGCGTGCACCGGGCTCCCGGGCGACGAACCCAGCCAGACGGGTGAGGGGAACGTTCACACAGCGGCTTTCACGGTGGGAGAGCTGATACTCGTGGGGCTCGCGAATATCCAATACCAGGGCCTCGGGATTGCTGCAAAGCAGCTGCTCCAGGGTGTCGGCACTGTATTCTTCAACCCCTTTGGCCTGTTGGCATTGGCCGTAGGCGCCGCACATGATGGTCTCACCCTGTACGTCTTCCAGGGTGGCATCCATGGCATCTTTACGGGCAACAAAAGCGGCCTCATCCACCCCACCTGTGAGTGCCTCGTTAAGCAGCGCTGATTGCTTAAGCTCCACGCCAAAGTTGGTAAAGAAATCGTTGTGATAATCATGGGACGACAGCAGCAGGTTCTGATCACCCAGTACCCGGTACAGGCGCTTGAGCGTATGGAAGAGTGCGGCGCTGGAAGAAGAGGGGAAGTTGCTGCGGCCAATGCTGCCCGGCAACACGGTATCCCCGACAAAGGCAAACTGCGGCGCGTCTGTCTCGTCCAGCATGATAAAGCTGTGGCTGTCATCTGTGTGACCCGGGCTTGGCAGTGATACCAGGGTCTTATTGCCAACAACCAGACTCTTTACCTGTTCGCCCCGCCACATCTGGCCTTTGCTGCTCACAGGCCAACCGAGATGGTCGCACTCTTCAGTCAGTCCCAGGTCAGCTGTCAGTTCGGTGCGTATGCTCTGATGGTCGCCATGGCCATGGGTGTCCAGTACCGCCAGGACTTTCAGTTCCTGACAACGAACCAGATTGAGCAAACGCTTTTTCAGGGCGGGCAGCGGGTCGACAATCAGGGTTTCACGGCTGTCTTTGTCGGTATACACCCAGCAGCAGGCGCCGTCGTCTTTAAACTGCACCAGACCTTGCAGCGGCTCGCGATCTGCTTCGCTGCTGCGGGTGTCGCGGGTGAGCAAACAGGAATGGGTCAGGGACGATGCGGCAGCCACGATACGCTCGCAGGCGGCAACCAGCTCGGCCTCTGTCATGGCCGGTCCGAAGGAGAGGCGAATGGCCGACTCACTCTGCCAACGGGGTAATCCCATGGCATCCAGCACAAAACTGCGGGTGACTTTAGAGCTGCAGGCAGAGCCCGAACTGACGCGGATCCCGGCGGCATCAAAGAGATCCATGATTTCCTTGCTGGAAAATCCCGGAATAGCAAAGTTCAGGGTGGTTGGTACCGTGTTGTCGAGGCTGTGGTTCAGTGTCACTTCACCGAAGGCTTGCTTAAGTGCCGCAAGAAGCTTGAGGCGATAGCCTTTGAGCGTCTCTTTGGACTCAAAGCGCTCCGGGGCATCACCATTGAGCATGTCCAGCACTACCTTAAGCGCCGCCATGGCCGGCAGGTTTTCGGTGCCTGAACGCAAGCCGCCTTCCTGACCACCACCGGCGATAAAGGGTGTAAAGGGAGCGCCATCGCGAATATAGAGCATGCCAATGCCTTTGGGGGCATAGAGTTTATGGCCACTGAAGGGCGCGTAGTCAATGCCGCTGCTGGCCAAATCGATAGCGAGTTTCCCGAGGGCCTGTACGCAGTCGACCATCCAGAATACCGCGGGATTGGCCTGCCTGATGCAGCGCGAAAGGGCATCCAGGTCCTGATATACACCGGTTTCGTTGTTCACGGCCATGGTGCAGATAAGCAGCGCGTCGGGCGCCTTTTCACGGATAAACGCCATATCCAGACGACCTTCAGCATCCACCGGAATGGCAAGCACATCGGCGTTCAGTCCAAGCACCTTGTTCCAGTGTTTGAGGGATTCGGGAACGGCCTTGTGCTCTGTAGCGCCATACAGCAAACAGGCGCCTGCCGCGACGCCCTTGTCTCTGGCCGCTACCAATGCCGACAAGATGGCGGTTTGAATGCCTTCGGTTGCACCGCTGGTGAATACCAGTTTGCCAGTACCTGAACCCAGCTGCTTACGGGCCGCGGCGCGGGTTTGCTCCATCAGGGCTTTGGCCTGCAAACCTGTGATGTGGCTGCTGG
The window above is part of the Shewanella litorisediminis genome. Proteins encoded here:
- a CDS encoding LysR substrate-binding domain-containing protein, which encodes MKYTLKQMSVFDAVASLESVSGAARKLSMTQSAVSMSLQQLENLLGRPLFIRQGNRLILSHWGHWLRPRARKLLADAQQIAMGLHDQHLLSGSLSMGASQTAAEHLLGDLISRLDSDFPQIHIELMVENTENVIAAVQEYEVDFGIIEGRSDDAHLVLEPWLDDHLVVIAAPHHPYGKYGNVSLSQLEQAKWVLREQGAGTRRIFDAAIHGNLDRLNVWREYEQVPVLKALVKNGPYLSALPYLDVERDVAAGQLIILPTPKLNMKRQLSFVWRADATENPLRDCVISEAKRLARHRHTSQEKL
- the yfcC gene encoding putative basic amino acid antiporter YfcC; translated protein: MTTKPDPSPSAATATPAPRPGTWVMPDTLVIIFFVALLAALMTYLLPVGSFDTQTVTFVQDGVEKTRQVVDPDSFRYDLDEQGEPRLAPVPVFDPQGKGFFNYMFEGLVSGDKWGSAVGVIMFMLVIGGSFGVVMATGTIDNGILRLIHHTQGREFLFIPVLFSLFSLGGAVFGMGEEAIAFAIIICPLMIRLGYDGITTVMVTYVATQVGFGASWMNPFSVAIAQGIAGIPVLSGAAVRIPMWIGFTLLGIAFTMLYARKIKAAPALSYSYATDAHFRSAQQGSDDQSHPGNSRFNLGDYLVLATIVATMVWVIWGVVAKHWFIPEIASQFFTMGLVAGLIAVVFNLNGLTLNGMAKAFKDGAATMLEPCLLVGSAAGILILLGKGGPTEPSVLNSILSAAGGFIGHLPDALSAWFMLLFQAVFNFFVTSGSGQAALTMPLMAPLADIVGVSRQVAVLAFQLGDGFTNVLVPTSASLMATLGVCRVEFSAWVKFIWRFMLLLLIAASLMVIGAHYLGFS
- a CDS encoding TonB-dependent receptor domain-containing protein; translated protein: MLVNNTLAKAVRFALIGGAASVAITSAAAFAEEADGAKVERIEVTGSRIKRTDLESATPVTVLSSEEMAKQGFTTIQDALESLTSTTGAMTTQSVHGFTPAASSISLRGAGASRTLTLINGKRLNQYPKPAGGTDNFVDTANLPMEAVARIEVLQSGASAVYGADAVGGVVNIILKDDFEGVALKYRHGDTTEGGGGSDRIALSLGASSDRGNVSTFIEFTDNERLRASDREVFGLHTDKVPYSEYSAYSSYGARIAGGPKGNTVAGSIPMERCIAEGYLWIPEKNLCGFDRSAWRDLAPESSRFISSTNFTYELSDDLSFVGRMDYAKAQSTTRIEPMAVDNYTVTVAGDQITLGVDLDPSLTKTFNKSTGLGGDFANAADGEYYYVRRLHEFSNRSGETNTQNFFFTAGLEGVIADSYNWDASVNYGRTELDIFSSGYASVGSMFSYLSQGENGVSMLKPMTAEEVANTSYSPFERAQSTQKNVQANISGTAFELPAGDADFAFGAEYTKQDYETDTDSESKKGNILSRGGSSGAGERSYWATYLEMRMPVLEDLVVDAAVRYDRYSDFGGNLTPQVAIEYRPIDELLVRGTIGKVFRAPDMHRVYGDATKGFATVIDFKKCQELGGTPGKTHPDPTINTVCNELHIDSTTGANKDLKAEEGYTANIGAVWGGESLNASIDVWEWKLDDMVSDISASKAAREYDTYASMITRDETGTITHINAVAQNLAFQKVRGIDVTAGYGWDINEFGELKLNFNGSYLLKSEGQTDPTAAVDDDLDDGGLPQYRANMVLSWFIEDFEATLGAYHTARMHGSSYKSFKSDSPDFNESDYEVASQTKWNLTAGYNITDGIKVKAGVVNLFNVGPNFDPTDTSWPHYPRSVYNARGREWFVEGEVKF
- a CDS encoding TDT family transporter; translated protein: MNRQSIPTNSTPQAFDAGLPKRIHAGAAKLPSPLGGLALAIASLGWTLENVLPSAQGMAQLWGSVTGAILLMALTLKFILHPKILAEELAHPVLGSVIPTYAMGWMVVSRCVGNYFPGAGEILWLLAVAIHLGFLAIFCYHRSRNFSLDSMVPSWFVPPIGIIVAAVAFPPHGPRVLAEALLWFGMLAYLVMLPLMLYRLIFRAAVPQAAQPTLAILAAPASLSLAGYLSLIPEPSVVIVGLLLTLALLMTSIIYLAFFHLLRLPFSPGFAAFTFPMVIGATALFKTHDWLAAHTQADTLILELSYLARIELAVAAAVVLFVSAKYLAFYRNR
- a CDS encoding methyltransferase gives rise to the protein MSFYSKPKALHAFDAKFEAQKIAFAPISFQVARCLLRFGVLDVIDTASGASANEIHQMLSAAGAPLSHYALGVLLDMGLSMGLLWREEDTYQLDKTGHFLLHDGMSRTNLEFVHHICYQGMFKLEESLLSGNPAGLSQFGDWDTLYPALSSLPSAAKESWFAFDHFYSDHAFDSLLPLVLADKPAHLVDIGGNTGKWARACCHYQADLKVTIMDLPQQLALAQDACRETGFGERIDFHPVDLLTESPRFVEGADLYWMSQFLDCFSEAQIRSVLAHTRKAMSKDSRLYILETFWDKQPNEASAYCVNATSLYFTAIANGNSRMYHSSVFEQLLTESGLTIGWQKHNIGLGHTLLCCKVK
- a CDS encoding aminotransferase class V-fold PLP-dependent enzyme; the encoded protein is MSQSQPLIYLDANATTPVLPAAAKAAMDAMEHIYGNPSSSHITGLQAKALMEQTRAAARKQLGSGTGKLVFTSGATEGIQTAILSALVAARDKGVAAGACLLYGATEHKAVPESLKHWNKVLGLNADVLAIPVDAEGRLDMAFIREKAPDALLICTMAVNNETGVYQDLDALSRCIRQANPAVFWMVDCVQALGKLAIDLASSGIDYAPFSGHKLYAPKGIGMLYIRDGAPFTPFIAGGGQEGGLRSGTENLPAMAALKVVLDMLNGDAPERFESKETLKGYRLKLLAALKQAFGEVTLNHSLDNTVPTTLNFAIPGFSSKEIMDLFDAAGIRVSSGSACSSKVTRSFVLDAMGLPRWQSESAIRLSFGPAMTEAELVAACERIVAAASSLTHSCLLTRDTRSSEADREPLQGLVQFKDDGACCWVYTDKDSRETLIVDPLPALKKRLLNLVRCQELKVLAVLDTHGHGDHQSIRTELTADLGLTEECDHLGWPVSSKGQMWRGEQVKSLVVGNKTLVSLPSPGHTDDSHSFIMLDETDAPQFAFVGDTVLPGSIGRSNFPSSSSAALFHTLKRLYRVLGDQNLLLSSHDYHNDFFTNFGVELKQSALLNEALTGGVDEAAFVARKDAMDATLEDVQGETIMCGAYGQCQQAKGVEEYSADTLEQLLCSNPEALVLDIREPHEYQLSHRESRCVNVPLTRLAGFVAREPGARSKPLVLICRSGSRSLVAARALERFGFSAIAHVAGGYALSQC